The Thermobispora bispora DSM 43833 genome window below encodes:
- the fabF gene encoding beta-ketoacyl-ACP synthase II encodes MSKDRVRVVVTGLGATTPLGGDVASTWSALLEGRSGIRTLTEDWVDSVPVKFAGVCAVDPGEVLPRPEARRLDRTEQLALIAAREAWRDAGSPEVDPDRLGVVVGSGIGGITTILSAYDTFKEKGWTRLSPFTVPMLMPNGSAGWISIELNARAGAHAVASACATGGEAVAYAIDMIRSGRADVVVAGGTEAAIHPLNIASFAAARAMSTRNDEPQRASRPFDRDRDGFVLGEGAGILVLESEEHARARGARIYAVAAGVGYSADAHHITQPEQSAAGIMSAMRRALEDASLTGADVHHVNAHATSTPAGDVLEAIAINKVIGSHPLVTATKSMTGHLLGGAGGIESVFTVRALSDRIVPPTINIDNLDDGIEVDVVRGGPRKLPDGPIAALNNSFGFGGHNVAVAFTTA; translated from the coding sequence GTGAGTAAGGACCGGGTACGTGTCGTCGTCACCGGGCTCGGCGCGACGACGCCCCTCGGTGGGGACGTCGCATCGACCTGGTCGGCGCTCCTCGAAGGGCGGTCGGGCATCCGCACGCTCACCGAGGACTGGGTCGACTCCGTGCCGGTGAAGTTCGCCGGGGTGTGCGCCGTCGACCCCGGCGAGGTGCTCCCGCGTCCGGAGGCCAGGCGGCTCGATCGCACCGAGCAGCTCGCCCTGATCGCGGCGCGCGAGGCCTGGCGGGACGCGGGCTCGCCCGAGGTGGACCCGGATCGGCTGGGCGTCGTCGTGGGGAGCGGCATCGGCGGTATCACGACGATCCTCTCCGCCTACGACACTTTCAAGGAGAAGGGCTGGACCCGGCTGTCGCCGTTCACCGTGCCCATGCTGATGCCCAACGGCTCCGCCGGGTGGATCAGCATCGAGCTCAACGCCCGGGCGGGTGCGCACGCGGTCGCGAGCGCCTGCGCCACCGGCGGCGAGGCGGTGGCCTACGCGATCGACATGATCCGTTCGGGCCGCGCCGACGTCGTGGTGGCCGGGGGCACCGAGGCGGCCATCCACCCGCTCAATATCGCGTCGTTCGCCGCTGCCCGGGCGATGTCCACCCGCAACGACGAGCCCCAGCGGGCCTCCCGGCCCTTCGACCGGGACCGCGACGGGTTCGTGCTCGGCGAGGGCGCGGGCATCCTCGTGCTCGAGTCCGAGGAGCACGCCCGGGCGCGGGGGGCGCGGATCTACGCGGTGGCGGCCGGGGTCGGGTACTCCGCCGACGCCCACCACATCACCCAGCCGGAGCAGAGCGCAGCCGGCATCATGAGCGCGATGCGCCGCGCCCTCGAGGACGCCTCCCTGACCGGCGCCGACGTCCACCACGTCAACGCGCACGCCACCTCCACGCCCGCGGGTGACGTGCTGGAGGCCATCGCGATCAACAAGGTCATCGGGTCGCACCCGCTGGTGACCGCGACCAAGTCGATGACCGGCCACCTGCTCGGCGGCGCCGGCGGCATCGAGTCGGTCTTCACGGTCCGGGCGCTGAGCGACCGCATCGTCCCGCCGACCATCAACATCGACAACCTCGACGACGGCATCGAGGTGGACGTGGTCCGCGGCGGGCCGCGGAAGCTGCCCGACGGGCCGATCGCGGCGCTCAACAACTCGTTCGGGTTCGGCGGGCACAACGTCGCCGTGGCCTTCACCACCGCCTGA
- a CDS encoding carboxyl transferase domain-containing protein, translated as MVTSAPAADAADPRDPLVRLGRLLDEGSVRPITPEDKSGVRAVTGRIDGVPVVAFCSDARVQGGAMGSEGCEHIVHAYDVAVRERVPIIGVWHSGGARLAEGVESLHAVGRVFNAMTKASGVVPQISVVVGPAAGGAAYGPALTDIVILAGETGRIFVTGPDVVRSVTGQDVDMASLGGAEPHSKRSGVVHVVTKDEPEALLRARQVAVLLGHQGRVRGEVEDVDFNGMLPESPRRAYDVHPLVNALLDDPGVELHPKWAPNIVTTLGRLGGRTVGVIANNPLRLGGCLDATSAEKAARFVRMCDAFGVPLVVMVDVPGYLPGVNQEHDGVVRRGAKLLHAFAEASVPRVTLVTRKAYGGAYIAMNSRALGATKVFAWPTAEMAVMGAIAAVRILKRRELAAAPEEERAALEAKFAEEHQRIAGGLDRAVALGVVDEVIDPAKTRSSIAKAIAQATPARGSHGNIPL; from the coding sequence GTGGTGACCTCGGCCCCCGCAGCGGACGCCGCAGACCCCCGCGACCCGCTCGTCCGCCTCGGCAGGCTCCTCGACGAGGGGTCGGTCCGCCCGATCACCCCGGAGGACAAGAGCGGCGTCCGGGCGGTGACCGGCCGCATCGACGGCGTGCCCGTCGTGGCCTTCTGCAGCGACGCCCGGGTCCAGGGCGGTGCCATGGGCTCGGAGGGGTGCGAGCACATCGTCCACGCCTACGACGTGGCCGTCCGGGAGCGGGTGCCGATCATCGGCGTCTGGCACTCCGGCGGCGCCCGTCTCGCCGAGGGCGTGGAGTCGCTGCACGCGGTCGGCCGGGTGTTCAACGCGATGACCAAGGCGTCCGGCGTGGTCCCGCAGATCTCCGTGGTGGTCGGGCCGGCCGCGGGCGGCGCCGCGTACGGGCCGGCCCTCACCGACATCGTGATCCTCGCCGGGGAGACCGGCCGGATCTTCGTCACCGGCCCGGACGTGGTCCGCAGCGTCACCGGCCAGGACGTCGACATGGCCTCGCTCGGCGGCGCCGAGCCGCACAGCAAGCGCAGCGGGGTCGTCCACGTGGTCACCAAGGACGAGCCCGAGGCCCTGCTGAGGGCCCGGCAGGTGGCCGTGCTCCTCGGCCACCAGGGCCGGGTGCGCGGCGAGGTGGAGGACGTCGACTTCAACGGCATGCTCCCGGAGAGCCCGCGCCGCGCCTACGACGTCCACCCGCTGGTGAACGCTCTGCTCGACGACCCCGGGGTGGAGCTCCACCCCAAGTGGGCGCCGAACATCGTCACCACCCTGGGCCGCCTCGGCGGCCGTACGGTCGGGGTGATCGCGAACAACCCGCTCCGGCTCGGCGGGTGCCTCGACGCCACCTCGGCCGAGAAGGCCGCCCGGTTCGTCCGGATGTGCGATGCGTTCGGCGTGCCGCTGGTGGTGATGGTGGACGTCCCCGGCTACCTGCCCGGGGTGAACCAGGAGCACGACGGCGTGGTGCGGCGGGGCGCCAAGCTGCTCCACGCGTTCGCCGAGGCCTCCGTGCCCCGGGTCACCCTGGTGACCCGGAAGGCGTACGGCGGGGCGTACATCGCGATGAACTCCCGCGCCCTGGGGGCGACCAAGGTGTTCGCGTGGCCGACCGCCGAGATGGCGGTGATGGGCGCGATCGCCGCGGTCCGCATCCTCAAGCGCCGGGAGCTCGCCGCCGCCCCCGAGGAGGAGCGCGCCGCGCTGGAGGCGAAGTTCGCCGAGGAGCACCAGCGGATCGCGGGCGGCCTGGACCGGGCGGTCGCCCTTGGGGTGGTGGACGAGGTCATCGACCCGGCGAAGACCCGGAGCTCGATCGCCAAGGCCATCGCGCAGGCCACCCCCGCCCGCGGCTCCCACGGCAACATCCCGCTGTGA
- a CDS encoding S8 family peptidase has protein sequence MRWLRVEPLPGRPALIRPGELLTSSPAAVTRWTLATAPAGSLLHLVRLSPGTDVLELTDALRARGHLASPNHVFLGQPNYFGGPSGAPAPAEAVPYRPEEPWDVTVGLLDTGLAPHPWLAPWYRDEIAEVADADGDGRLDAQAGHGTFIAGLILRAAPGARLRAARLLDSHGVTDQAALLRALHRLAGERIDLLNLSFGCHTFDDRAPAGLAEALAAFPAVIACAGNTGSSRPFWPAALPTVIAVGALDGGARAAFSAHGPWVDAWAQGVGLTSSFLEFGRFRGYATWSGTSFAAALATGAAARHCRTLPPKEAVRRLLAEGRRIPDPWARAR, from the coding sequence ATGCGCTGGCTGCGGGTGGAGCCGCTCCCCGGCCGGCCCGCCCTGATCCGCCCCGGAGAGCTGCTCACCTCGTCCCCCGCCGCGGTCACGCGCTGGACCCTCGCCACCGCGCCCGCCGGCTCGCTCCTCCACCTGGTACGGCTCTCGCCCGGGACCGACGTGCTCGAGCTGACCGACGCGCTCCGGGCGCGCGGGCACCTCGCCTCCCCCAACCACGTCTTCCTCGGGCAGCCGAACTACTTCGGCGGGCCCAGCGGCGCGCCCGCCCCGGCCGAGGCCGTGCCGTACCGGCCGGAGGAGCCCTGGGACGTGACCGTCGGCCTGCTCGACACCGGGCTCGCCCCGCACCCCTGGCTCGCCCCCTGGTACCGGGACGAGATCGCCGAGGTCGCCGACGCGGACGGGGACGGCCGGCTCGACGCGCAGGCCGGGCACGGCACGTTCATCGCCGGGCTGATCCTCCGCGCGGCGCCCGGGGCACGGCTCCGCGCGGCGCGGCTGCTCGACAGCCACGGCGTGACCGACCAGGCCGCGCTGCTGCGGGCCCTGCACCGGCTCGCCGGCGAGCGGATCGACCTGCTCAACCTGTCGTTCGGGTGCCACACCTTCGACGACCGCGCCCCCGCCGGCCTCGCCGAGGCGCTCGCCGCATTCCCCGCGGTCATCGCCTGCGCGGGCAACACCGGCTCCTCGCGCCCGTTCTGGCCCGCCGCCCTGCCCACGGTGATCGCCGTGGGCGCGCTCGACGGCGGCGCCCGCGCCGCCTTCTCCGCGCACGGCCCGTGGGTGGACGCCTGGGCGCAGGGCGTGGGGCTGACCAGCAGCTTCCTGGAGTTCGGCCGCTTCCGCGGCTACGCCACCTGGAGCGGCACCTCGTTCGCCGCCGCCCTGGCCACCGGCGCGGCGGCCCGGCACTGCCGGACCCTGCCGCCGAAGGAGGCCGTCCGGCGGCTGCTCGCCGAGGGACGGCGCATCCCGGACCCGTGGGCGAGGGCGCGGTGA
- a CDS encoding CHAT domain-containing protein yields MSAPPPAASHAARLVARAEAAVRLSGRDPGRALAEAAAVLAEGRATGGAGAGPAGEAISVALRASALAARELGDLHLAARRLHQAVAAARRHPRRAAQALMSLVTVRAQLGDPQGALRLADRAERDLAADDRARLDVQRSVALILLGRHRDAVRHCDRAVPALRGDPRFLAGALLNRGLARAYLEEYGAAERDLSACAAIARAAGMEHVAVLAESNLPFLAARRGDIPAAFESYAAVEGSLRGYPERLATTRTDFAEALIAARLPGEAHALLDRALADLAASGSHASIPYARLLLAQAELLLGDARRAQATAGIARSELERQGRTAWTPLATEVILRARMAMGPPDTGLLAALLSCAADLAAHGWPAASCALRLRAAEAAVRLGRPATAGAQLDLVIARSARPEIRQHALAMRRRLAGDLPGALEAARAGLEARPPRPVPAALRVHAARPADDLAAFGLATALETGEPWTVLTWAERRRAAVRGTPAPPAFGPGHLAGVRGTLIELVRDEDELFAVVVTARECLLRSLGPYAEAAEAAARIRYGLRRRNLRDCGEPAGGGPAGDGLAGELAALDGRVFGALGAPVPPVVIVPTGALCTLPWPLLPSLAGRPVTVAAEGTSWLTGAPGPGPLPGGPMVVAVAGPGLRHAAAEADAVVRAHRAAKRVGAVKRELLGALGYADVLHVAAHGAGSPARPMHAEILLEDGPLMSYELREAERMPRLVVLSACETGMAHAPVDGAAPGLAGAFLDQGAGCVVAGVVPVRDGEAFALMTVFHAELAEGRTPAEALAVAAERTGVPGFVCFGAGHRRLFPPA; encoded by the coding sequence ATGAGCGCCCCGCCGCCGGCGGCGTCCCACGCCGCCCGGCTGGTCGCCCGCGCCGAGGCGGCCGTGCGGCTCTCCGGCCGCGACCCGGGGCGGGCGCTCGCCGAGGCGGCGGCCGTCCTCGCGGAGGGCCGCGCCACCGGCGGCGCCGGCGCCGGGCCCGCGGGTGAGGCGATCTCGGTCGCGCTGCGCGCCAGCGCGCTCGCCGCCCGGGAGCTGGGCGACCTCCACCTCGCCGCGCGGCGGCTCCACCAGGCCGTGGCCGCGGCCCGGCGGCACCCGCGGCGGGCTGCCCAGGCGCTGATGTCCCTGGTCACGGTGCGGGCGCAGCTCGGCGACCCGCAGGGCGCGCTGCGCCTGGCCGACCGGGCCGAACGCGACCTGGCCGCGGACGACCGCGCCCGGCTCGACGTGCAGCGCTCGGTCGCGCTGATCCTGCTCGGCCGCCACCGCGACGCGGTGCGGCACTGCGACCGGGCGGTCCCCGCGCTCCGCGGCGATCCCCGGTTCCTCGCCGGCGCCCTGCTCAACCGCGGCCTCGCCCGCGCGTATTTGGAGGAGTACGGCGCGGCCGAGCGGGACCTGTCGGCGTGCGCGGCGATCGCCCGGGCCGCGGGGATGGAGCACGTCGCCGTGCTCGCCGAGAGCAACCTCCCGTTCCTGGCGGCCCGGCGCGGGGACATCCCGGCCGCGTTCGAGAGCTACGCCGCGGTCGAGGGCTCCCTCCGCGGATACCCCGAGCGCCTCGCCACCACCCGGACCGACTTCGCCGAGGCGCTGATCGCCGCCCGGCTGCCCGGGGAGGCGCACGCCCTGCTCGACCGGGCCCTGGCCGACCTGGCCGCCTCCGGCTCGCACGCCTCGATCCCGTACGCCCGCCTGCTGCTCGCCCAGGCCGAGCTGCTCCTGGGAGACGCGCGGCGCGCCCAGGCCACGGCCGGGATCGCCCGGTCGGAGCTGGAGCGGCAGGGGCGGACGGCGTGGACCCCGCTGGCGACCGAGGTGATCCTCCGCGCCCGGATGGCCATGGGGCCACCGGACACCGGGCTGCTCGCCGCGCTGCTCTCCTGCGCGGCCGATCTCGCCGCGCACGGCTGGCCGGCCGCGTCCTGCGCGCTGCGGCTCCGCGCCGCCGAGGCGGCGGTGCGGCTCGGCCGTCCCGCGACCGCCGGCGCCCAGCTCGACCTGGTGATCGCCCGGAGCGCCCGGCCCGAGATCCGGCAGCACGCCCTGGCCATGCGCCGCAGGCTCGCCGGGGACCTCCCCGGCGCGCTGGAGGCGGCGCGGGCCGGGCTGGAGGCCCGCCCGCCCCGGCCGGTCCCGGCCGCGCTCCGGGTCCACGCCGCGCGCCCGGCCGACGACCTGGCCGCGTTCGGGCTCGCCACCGCGCTGGAGACCGGGGAGCCGTGGACGGTCCTCACCTGGGCGGAGCGCCGCCGCGCCGCGGTGCGCGGCACGCCCGCTCCCCCGGCGTTCGGCCCCGGGCACCTCGCCGGCGTGCGGGGGACGCTGATCGAGCTGGTCCGCGACGAGGACGAGCTGTTCGCCGTGGTGGTCACCGCCCGCGAGTGCCTGCTGCGCTCCCTCGGCCCGTACGCCGAGGCCGCGGAGGCGGCGGCGCGCATCCGGTACGGCCTGCGCCGCCGGAACCTGCGGGACTGCGGCGAGCCGGCCGGCGGCGGGCCGGCCGGGGACGGGCTCGCCGGGGAGCTCGCGGCCCTCGACGGGCGGGTCTTCGGCGCGCTCGGGGCGCCCGTCCCGCCGGTGGTGATCGTCCCGACCGGGGCGCTCTGCACGCTGCCCTGGCCGCTCCTGCCCTCCCTCGCGGGCCGCCCGGTGACGGTGGCGGCCGAGGGGACGTCGTGGCTCACCGGTGCGCCCGGCCCCGGGCCGCTGCCGGGCGGCCCGATGGTCGTCGCCGTCGCGGGCCCCGGGCTGCGGCACGCGGCGGCCGAGGCGGACGCGGTGGTCCGGGCGCACCGGGCGGCGAAGCGGGTCGGCGCGGTCAAGCGGGAGCTGCTCGGCGCGCTCGGGTACGCCGACGTGCTCCACGTGGCCGCGCACGGGGCGGGTTCCCCGGCCCGCCCGATGCACGCCGAGATCCTGCTCGAGGACGGGCCGCTCATGAGCTACGAGCTGCGGGAGGCGGAGCGCATGCCCCGGCTGGTGGTGCTCTCGGCGTGCGAGACCGGGATGGCGCACGCCCCGGTGGACGGCGCCGCCCCCGGCCTCGCCGGGGCGTTCCTCGACCAGGGGGCCGGATGCGTGGTCGCCGGGGTGGTCCCGGTCCGGGACGGCGAGGCGTTCGCGCTCATGACCGTGTTCCACGCCGAGCTCGCCGAGGGCCGTACCCCGGCCGAGGCGCTCGCGGTCGCGGCGGAGCGGACCGGTGTTCCGGGGTTCGTGTGCTTCGGCGCGGGTCACCGGCGGCTGTTCCCGCCGGCGTGA
- a CDS encoding DUF3145 domain-containing protein, with the protein MAAARGVLYVHSAQPALCPHIEWAVAGVLGVPVNLTWTPQPAAPGTLRAQAEWVGRPGTAAAIASSLMGWQRIRFEITEDASPGVDGSRHAYTPSLGPFTAVIGANGDILVPENRLRTAMMLAAQGRVVLEEELDRLLGKPWDEELESFRYAGEGAPVRWLHAAG; encoded by the coding sequence GTGGCTGCTGCTCGTGGCGTTCTGTACGTCCACTCGGCTCAGCCTGCGCTGTGCCCGCACATTGAGTGGGCCGTCGCAGGCGTTCTCGGCGTGCCCGTCAACCTGACGTGGACCCCACAGCCCGCCGCACCGGGGACGCTTCGTGCCCAGGCGGAGTGGGTGGGGCGTCCGGGCACCGCCGCGGCGATCGCTTCGTCGCTCATGGGCTGGCAGCGGATCCGTTTCGAGATCACCGAGGACGCCTCTCCGGGGGTCGACGGATCGCGCCACGCCTACACCCCCAGCCTGGGCCCGTTCACCGCGGTGATCGGCGCGAACGGGGACATCCTCGTGCCGGAGAACCGGCTGCGCACCGCGATGATGCTGGCGGCTCAGGGGCGGGTCGTCCTGGAGGAGGAGCTCGACCGTCTGCTCGGCAAGCCGTGGGACGAGGAGCTCGAGTCCTTCCGGTACGCGGGGGAGGGGGCTCCGGTTCGCTGGCTGCACGCGGCCGGATGA
- a CDS encoding RNA polymerase sigma factor encodes MGEGAVTGAPHPVPARHEAPEPDRAAWDDLVARYGGRMWAVARAHGLSEADAADAVQGAWLRLVESLDRIRDPDRIGAWLITTTRHEAARLRRRPRSEPVPGPDLPAIAVPDPAAAVVDADYGRHLWRRLDELGEPCRSLLRMFVLHPQARYAQIAMWLNLPVGSIGPTRARCMARLRALAEEAG; translated from the coding sequence GTGGGCGAGGGCGCGGTGACCGGGGCCCCGCACCCCGTTCCCGCGCGGCACGAGGCCCCGGAGCCCGACCGCGCCGCCTGGGACGACCTGGTCGCCCGGTACGGCGGCCGCATGTGGGCGGTGGCCCGGGCGCACGGCCTGAGCGAGGCGGACGCGGCCGACGCGGTCCAGGGGGCCTGGCTGCGGCTGGTCGAGAGCCTCGACCGGATCCGCGACCCGGACCGGATCGGCGCGTGGCTCATCACCACCACCCGGCACGAGGCCGCCCGGCTGCGCCGCCGGCCGCGGAGCGAACCCGTGCCCGGCCCCGACCTGCCCGCGATCGCCGTCCCCGACCCGGCGGCCGCCGTGGTCGACGCGGACTACGGGCGGCACCTGTGGCGGCGGCTCGACGAGCTCGGCGAGCCGTGCCGGTCCCTGCTCCGCATGTTCGTGCTCCACCCCCAGGCGCGCTACGCGCAGATCGCCATGTGGCTCAACCTGCCGGTCGGCAGCATCGGCCCCACCCGGGCCCGCTGCATGGCCCGGCTCCGTGCGCTGGCCGAGGAGGCCGGATGA